In a genomic window of Ipomoea triloba cultivar NCNSP0323 chromosome 3, ASM357664v1:
- the LOC116012099 gene encoding uncharacterized protein LOC116012099: MASLLNPSLTSPNKLNVGSFRASSTHMVQIRTFQLVSPAGGRRGNSLLMKAKSSAEADILADDSVSVGVDDKNDYGVVSMHHVGILCENLERSLDFYQNILGLEINEARPHDKLPYRGAWLWVGSEMIHLMELPNPDPLTGRPEHGGRDRHACIAIRDVSKLKVILDKAGIPYTLSRSGRPALFTRDPDANALEFTQV; this comes from the exons ATGGCTTCTCTGTTAAACCCGTCTCTCACTTCACCCAATAAG CTAAATGTTGGAAGCTTTAGAGCTTCATCCACACATATGGTTCAGATAAGGACTTTTCAGCTTGTTTCCCCAGCAGGCGGAAGGCGTGGAAATTCTTTATTGATGAAAGCCAAGTCATCTGCAGAAGCCGATATACTTGCTGATGATTCTGTTAGTGTTGGCGTCGATGATAAGAATG ATTATGGAGTTGTCAGTATGCACCATGTTGGAATCCTATGTGAAAATCTCGAGAGGTCATTGGACTTTTACCAGAACATTCTTG GTCTTGAGATAAATGAGGCGAGGCCACACGACAAGTTACCCTATAGAGGTGCTTGGTTGTGGGTTGGTTCCGAGATGATACACCTGATGGAGCTTCCAAATCCCGATCCATTGACTGGTCGACCGGAACATGGAGGCAGGGATCGTCATGCTTGCATAGCAATCAGGGACGTTTCTAAGCTCAAAGTTATTCTCGACAAAGCTG GTATTCCCTACACCCTCAGTCGCTCCGGGAGGCCAGCGCTTTTTACACGAGATCCAGATGCCAATGCGCTAGAATTTACCCAGGTTTAA
- the LOC116014241 gene encoding glycylpeptide N-tetradecanoyltransferase 1-like: MADKGTGSGSDKGNPNGDSNENPVSDYRNTLENLVQQFQNSNPMGQQHKFWETQPVGQFKDVGNASVPEGSIEEPTPISEVKQEPYNLPSSYEWTVCDMNLDEVCAEVYTLLTNNYVEDDDHMFRFNYSKEFLRWALCSPGFFSNWHIGVRVKGSGKLVAFISGIPVKMRVRDQVFKMAEVNFLCVHKKLRSKRLAPVMIKEVTRRIHLENIWHAAYTAGVLLPTPMSTCQYWHRTLNPKKLIDVGFSRLGDRMTMSRAIKLYKLPTSTASSGLRKMERRDVPAIALLLRNYLSRYDVAPDFDEEEVEHWLLPRDNVVDCYLVESPETHEVTDFFSFYTLPSSILHNPNYSTLRAAYTFYYVSTKTPLLQLINDALIIAKLNDYDVFNALDVMENEAFLKELKFGPGDGQLFYYLYNYRFRQALKPSELGLVLL, translated from the coding sequence ATGGCTGATAAGGGGACTGGTTCTGGATCCGATAAGGGAAACCCTAATGGGGATTCTAATGAAAACCCAGTTTCGGACTATAGAAACACTCTTGAAAATCTAGTTCAGCAGTTTCAGAACTCGAACCCCATGGGGCAACAGCACAAATTTTGGGAAACCCAACCAGTTGGGCAATTTAAGGATGTAGGGAATGCCAGTGTGCCTGAGGGTTCTATTGAGGAGCCTACACCAATCTCTGAGGTCAAACAAGAGCCGTATAATCTTCCGAGTTCGTATGAGTGGACAGTGTGTGATATGAACTTGGATGAGGTCTGTGCTGAGGTCTATACTTTACTGACTAATAACTATGTCGAGGATGATGATCACATGTTCAGGTTTAATTACTCAAAGGAGTTTCTTCGATGGGCTTTGTGCTCTCCCGGGTTTTTTAGTAATTGGCATATTGGAGTTCGAGTGAAGGGATCTGGGAAGTTAGTTGCTTTTATCAGTGGCATTCCTGTGAAAATGAGGGTTCGTGATCAGGTTTTTAAGATGGCTGAGGTTAACTTTTTGTGCGTCCACAAAAAACTTAGATCGAAGAGACTTGCTCCCGTGATGATTAAAGAAGTGACTAGGAGGATTCACTTGGAGAACATATGGCATGCTGCTTATACTGCCGGAGTGCTTCTTCCAACGCCAATGTCTACTTGTCAGTATTGGCATAGAACTTTGAATCCAAAGAAGCTAATTGATGTTGGGTTTTCCCGATTGGGCGATAGGATGACGATGAGCAGGGCGATTAAACTCTACAAGTTGCCAACCTCGACAGCGAGCTCTGGTCTGAGAAAAATGGAGCGTCGTGATGTCCCTGCCATTGCACTGCTTCTTAGGAACTACTTGAGCCGATATGATGTGGCTCCAGATTTTGACGAGGAGGAGGTGGAGCACTGGTTGCTTCCTCGGGACAACGTGGTTGATTGTTATTTGGTGGAGAGCCCAGAGACGCATGAGGTCACTGATTTTTTCAGCTTCTACACCCTTCCTTCATCCATTCTCCACAACCCAAATTACTCTACTTTGAGAGCAGCTTATACCTTCTATTATGTCTCAACCAAGACTCCATTGCTGCAACTGATTAACGATGCACTTATCATAGCAAAGCTAAATGATTACGATGTGTTTAATGCTTTGGATGTCATGGAGAATGAGGCTTTTCTGAAGGAACTGAAATTTGGACCGGGTGATGGGCAGTTGTTCTATTATCTGTACAACTATCGGTTTAGACAGGCACTTAAACCTTCTGAACTCGGTCTCGTGCTTCTATAG